One genomic window of Halobellus limi includes the following:
- the ccsA gene encoding cytochrome c biogenesis protein CcsA has translation MNGSSSTQDDDAHDRTSRDRSVRFARFLGTVTGVLHRVTGSRFVAWGAFGFGLLSMVLVFGFASDTMYGIEHGANLLAYWHISLAWVAAAALGSTFVGSALYLRYRGPFWSRLAHSSGELGFLFATLTLLLGSAWGRVIWNSWWEWTDVRLVTFLIVWFIYAGYLVVHSATDAQSGDRYAAVYGVVGFVTVPLSYASTRLWTPTFHETTIGNSGVSANIDPLTLVVTLVAATFLYLYLVGIRIRIHELEQDVRRARLSRRR, from the coding sequence ATGAACGGTAGCTCATCGACACAGGACGACGACGCGCACGATCGCACGAGCAGAGACCGCAGCGTTCGCTTCGCCCGGTTCCTCGGGACGGTCACGGGCGTTCTCCACCGCGTGACGGGCAGTCGGTTCGTCGCGTGGGGCGCGTTCGGCTTCGGACTGCTCTCGATGGTGTTGGTCTTCGGGTTCGCGTCCGACACGATGTACGGGATCGAACACGGCGCGAACCTCCTCGCGTACTGGCACATCTCGCTCGCGTGGGTCGCCGCCGCGGCACTCGGATCGACGTTCGTCGGCAGCGCGCTGTATCTTCGCTACCGGGGGCCGTTCTGGAGCCGGCTGGCCCACAGCTCCGGCGAACTGGGGTTCCTCTTCGCGACGCTGACGCTGCTTCTGGGCAGCGCGTGGGGGCGCGTCATCTGGAACTCCTGGTGGGAGTGGACCGACGTCAGGCTGGTGACGTTTCTGATCGTCTGGTTCATCTACGCGGGCTACCTCGTCGTTCACTCCGCGACCGACGCTCAGTCGGGCGACCGGTACGCGGCGGTCTACGGCGTCGTCGGATTCGTCACCGTCCCGCTGTCGTACGCGTCCACGCGGCTCTGGACGCCGACGTTTCACGAGACCACGATCGGGAACAGCGGCGTCAGTGCGAACATCGACCCGCTGACGCTCGTCGTGACGCTCGTCGCGGCGACGTTCCTCTATCTGTACCTCGTCGGTATCCGGATCCGCATCCACGAACTCGAACAGGACGTCCGCAGAGCACGGCTCTCACGGAGGCGATAA
- a CDS encoding CcmD family protein → MEPLLLAGYSALFVAFFGYVTYLQRRMARLERRLEDVQA, encoded by the coding sequence ATGGAACCACTACTGCTGGCCGGCTACTCCGCGCTCTTCGTCGCGTTCTTCGGATACGTGACGTACCTACAGCGCCGGATGGCCCGGCTCGAACGGCGACTCGAAGACGTACAGGCGTGA
- a CDS encoding cytochrome c biogenesis CcdA family protein produces MITDPTTVTVFLAGVLTILTPCCLPMIPVLVVGANGHRLRPVAIVVGSTVTFTALGILTGMVGSVTPDSVRAPFAILMLAFGAVMADDDLNELYSRYASRLAGRASRLTGRIDEDAHPLGNALAVGLLLGVIWLPCVGPVLGGVLAYVGTTSDVVGSARLLATYGAGFSVPLLGVAYLGQAGSSRLLDSATSGGSPELFRTATGYALVALGIAVLFGLDKLALASVTTWT; encoded by the coding sequence ATGATAACCGACCCGACCACCGTCACCGTGTTTCTCGCGGGCGTTTTGACGATCCTGACCCCGTGCTGTCTCCCGATGATCCCCGTCCTCGTCGTCGGGGCGAACGGGCACCGGCTTCGGCCGGTCGCGATCGTCGTCGGGAGCACGGTGACGTTCACGGCTCTCGGGATCTTGACCGGGATGGTCGGCTCCGTGACGCCGGATTCCGTCCGCGCGCCGTTCGCCATCCTGATGCTGGCGTTCGGGGCCGTGATGGCCGACGACGACCTCAACGAACTCTACTCGCGGTACGCGTCCCGTCTCGCCGGACGGGCCTCGCGGCTCACCGGCCGCATCGACGAGGACGCCCATCCCCTGGGCAACGCGCTCGCGGTGGGGCTGCTCCTGGGCGTCATCTGGCTCCCCTGCGTCGGTCCCGTCCTCGGGGGCGTCTTGGCCTACGTCGGGACGACGTCGGACGTCGTCGGCAGCGCTCGGCTGTTGGCGACGTACGGGGCGGGCTTCTCAGTCCCGCTCCTCGGCGTCGCGTACCTCGGCCAGGCCGGCAGCAGTCGGCTGCTCGACTCGGCCACGAGCGGGGGGTCGCCCGAACTGTTCCGGACGGCGACCGGCTACGCGCTCGTCGCGCTCGGGATCGCCGTCCTCTTCGGTCTCGACAAACTCGCGCTCGCATCGGTAACGACGTGGACGTAA
- a CDS encoding halocyanin domain-containing protein has protein sequence MSVQLDDTTDRRAFLRRTATGLGAAATIGLASDTAAAQSEPDYGGWFDGVSNYEGTYDYTGQSEVTVAVGSEANGGYYGFGPAAIRVDPGTTVVWEWTGEGNSHNVVAEDGSFESELYNSPGETFEYTFESEGTYKYYCDPHRSLGMLGAVVVGGSGGLDSSAVEQPLLEAGGEGGNGGSGGGGGSDGGSDGSGAPVSFENGTLVATLALGLLSPIFFGLFLLLQGTDPAEPPAKTD, from the coding sequence ATGTCAGTGCAACTCGACGACACGACCGACCGACGAGCGTTCCTGCGCCGGACCGCGACCGGACTCGGCGCGGCGGCGACGATTGGACTCGCAAGCGACACCGCGGCCGCGCAATCGGAGCCGGACTACGGCGGCTGGTTCGACGGCGTCTCCAACTACGAGGGGACCTACGACTACACCGGCCAGTCGGAGGTGACCGTCGCGGTCGGCTCCGAGGCCAACGGCGGGTACTACGGGTTCGGCCCCGCGGCGATTCGCGTCGACCCCGGGACCACCGTCGTCTGGGAGTGGACCGGCGAGGGCAACAGTCACAACGTCGTCGCCGAGGACGGCAGCTTCGAGAGCGAACTCTACAACTCCCCGGGCGAGACCTTCGAATACACCTTCGAGAGCGAGGGGACGTACAAGTACTACTGCGATCCGCACCGATCGCTCGGAATGCTCGGGGCCGTCGTCGTCGGCGGCAGCGGCGGCCTCGATTCGAGCGCGGTCGAACAGCCGCTTCTGGAAGCCGGCGGCGAGGGCGGAAACGGCGGATCCGGCGGCGGAGGCGGATCGGACGGCGGATCCGACGGTTCCGGGGCGCCGGTCTCCTTCGAGAACGGGACGCTCGTCGCCACTCTCGCCCTCGGACTTCTCTCTCCGATCTTCTTCGGGCTCTTCCTCCTGCTACAGGGGACCGACCCCGCGGAACCG